A genomic segment from Dasypus novemcinctus isolate mDasNov1 chromosome X, mDasNov1.1.hap2, whole genome shotgun sequence encodes:
- the FAM50A gene encoding protein FAM50A isoform X1 — MAQYKGAASEAGRAMHLMKKREKQREQMEQMKQRIAEENIMKSNIDKKFSAHYDAVEAELKSSTVGLVTLNDMKAKQEALVKEREKQLAKKEQSKELQLWVLSPGSPCRRAVERSWRLSEAGPFRPGECLGSWRSCERRSAKRRPSARSPACPSPWRRTRREPRRRRRWPWTRRSWKGKASLKSPFICLQNATFSAWARSHAGSSWGSRLGSLEKEVTAKKRKLGKNPDVDTSFLPDRDREEEENRLREELRQEWEAKQEKIKSEEIEITFSYWDGSGHRRTVKMKKGNTMQQFLQKALEILRKDFSELRSAGVEQLMYIKEDLIIPHHHSFYDFIVTKARGKSGPLFNFDVHDDVRLLSDATVEKDESHAGKVVLRSWYEKNKHIFPASRWEPYDPEKKWDKYTIR, encoded by the exons atggCTCAGTACAAGGGCGCCGCGAGCGAGGCGGGCCGCGCCATGCACCTGATGAAGAAGCGGGAGAAGCAGCGCGAGCAGATGGAGCAGATGAAGCAGCGCATCGCCGAG GAGAACATCATGAAGTCCAACATCGACAAGAAGTTCTCGGCGCATTACGACGCCGTGGAGGCGGAGCTCAAATCCAGCACCGTGG GTCTGGTGACCCTGAATGACATGAAGGCTAAGCAGGAGGCGCTGGTGAAGGAGCGTGAGAAGCAGCTGGCCAAGAAGGAGCAGTCCAAGGAGCTTCAGCTGTGGGTGCTTTCCCCTGGCAGTCCCTGCCGTCGAGCTGTAGAGCGTTCTTGGAGGCTCTCGGAGGCGGGGCCGTTTCGGCCGGGGGAATGCCTGG GAAGCTGGAGAAGCTGCGAGAGAAGGAGCGCAAAAAGGAGGCCAAGCGCAAGATCTCCAGCCTGTCCTTCACCTTGGAGGAGGACGAGGAGGGagccgaggaggaggaggaggtggccgTGGACGAGGAGGAGCTGGAAAGGGAAG GCTTCTCTGAAATCGCCTTTCATCTGTCTCCAAAACGCCACCTTCTCAGCCTGGGCCAGGAGTCACGCTGGCTCCTCGTGGGGCTCCCGTCTTGGGAGCCTAGAAAAAG AGGTCACCGCGAAGAAGAGGAAACTGGGGAAGAACCCGGATGTGGACACCAGCTTCCTGCCTGACCGAGACCGTGAG GAGGAAGAGAACCGGCTTCGGGAAGAGCTGCGGCAGGAGTGGGAAGCCAAACAGGAGAAGATCAAGA GCGAGGAGATCGAGATCACCTTCAGCTACTGGGATGGCTCTGGGCACCGGCGGACGGTCAAG ATGAAAAAGGGCAACACCATGCAGCAGTTCCTGCAGAAGGCCCTGGAGATTCTGCGCAAAGACTTCAGCGAGCTCAG GTCAGCCGGGGTGGAGCAGCTCATGTACATCAAGGAGGACCTGATCATCCCGCAC CACCACAGCTTCTACGACTTCATCGTCACCAAGGCCAGAGGGAAGAGCG ggCCACTCTTCAACTTCGACGTCCATGATGACGTGCGGCTCCTCAGCGATGCCACCGTGGAGAAGGACGAG TCACACGCGGGCAAGGTGGTGCTGAGGAGCTGGTACGAGAAGAACAAGCACATCTTCCCGGCCAGCCGCTGGGAGCCCTACGACCCCGAGAAGAAGTGGGACAAGTACACG ATCCGGTGA
- the FAM50A gene encoding protein FAM50A isoform X2, whose amino-acid sequence MAQYKGAASEAGRAMHLMKKREKQREQMEQMKQRIAEENIMKSNIDKKFSAHYDAVEAELKSSTVGLVTLNDMKAKQEALVKEREKQLAKKEQSKELQLKLEKLREKERKKEAKRKISSLSFTLEEDEEGAEEEEEVAVDEEELEREEVTAKKRKLGKNPDVDTSFLPDRDREEEENRLREELRQEWEAKQEKIKSEEIEITFSYWDGSGHRRTVKMKKGNTMQQFLQKALEILRKDFSELRSAGVEQLMYIKEDLIIPHHHSFYDFIVTKARGKSGPLFNFDVHDDVRLLSDATVEKDESHAGKVVLRSWYEKNKHIFPASRWEPYDPEKKWDKYTIR is encoded by the exons atggCTCAGTACAAGGGCGCCGCGAGCGAGGCGGGCCGCGCCATGCACCTGATGAAGAAGCGGGAGAAGCAGCGCGAGCAGATGGAGCAGATGAAGCAGCGCATCGCCGAG GAGAACATCATGAAGTCCAACATCGACAAGAAGTTCTCGGCGCATTACGACGCCGTGGAGGCGGAGCTCAAATCCAGCACCGTGG GTCTGGTGACCCTGAATGACATGAAGGCTAAGCAGGAGGCGCTGGTGAAGGAGCGTGAGAAGCAGCTGGCCAAGAAGGAGCAGTCCAAGGAGCTTCAGCT GAAGCTGGAGAAGCTGCGAGAGAAGGAGCGCAAAAAGGAGGCCAAGCGCAAGATCTCCAGCCTGTCCTTCACCTTGGAGGAGGACGAGGAGGGagccgaggaggaggaggaggtggccgTGGACGAGGAGGAGCTGGAAAGGGAAG AGGTCACCGCGAAGAAGAGGAAACTGGGGAAGAACCCGGATGTGGACACCAGCTTCCTGCCTGACCGAGACCGTGAG GAGGAAGAGAACCGGCTTCGGGAAGAGCTGCGGCAGGAGTGGGAAGCCAAACAGGAGAAGATCAAGA GCGAGGAGATCGAGATCACCTTCAGCTACTGGGATGGCTCTGGGCACCGGCGGACGGTCAAG ATGAAAAAGGGCAACACCATGCAGCAGTTCCTGCAGAAGGCCCTGGAGATTCTGCGCAAAGACTTCAGCGAGCTCAG GTCAGCCGGGGTGGAGCAGCTCATGTACATCAAGGAGGACCTGATCATCCCGCAC CACCACAGCTTCTACGACTTCATCGTCACCAAGGCCAGAGGGAAGAGCG ggCCACTCTTCAACTTCGACGTCCATGATGACGTGCGGCTCCTCAGCGATGCCACCGTGGAGAAGGACGAG TCACACGCGGGCAAGGTGGTGCTGAGGAGCTGGTACGAGAAGAACAAGCACATCTTCCCGGCCAGCCGCTGGGAGCCCTACGACCCCGAGAAGAAGTGGGACAAGTACACG ATCCGGTGA
- the GDI1 gene encoding rab GDP dissociation inhibitor alpha, whose product MDEEYDVIVLGTGLTECILSGIMSVNGKKVLHMDRNPYYGGESSSITPLEELYKRFQFLEGPPEMMGRGRDWNVDLIPKFLMANGQLVKMLLYTEVTRYLDFKVVEGSFVYKGGKIYKVPSTETEALASNLMGMFEKRRFRKFLVFVANFDENDPKTFEGVDPQTTSMRDVYRKFDLGQDVIDFTGHALALYRTDDYLDQPCLETINRIKLYSESLARYGKSPYLYPLYGLGELPQGFARLSAIYGGTYMLNKPVDDIIMENGKVVGVKSEGEVARCKQLICDPSYIPDRVQKAGQVIRIICILSHPIKNTNDANSCQIIIPQNQLNRKSDIYVCMISYAHNVAAQGKYIAIASTTVETAEPEKEIEPALELLEPIDQKFVAVSDLYEPLDDGSESQVFCSCSYDATTHFETTCNDIKDIYKRMVGSAFDFENMKRKQNDVFGEADQ is encoded by the exons ATGGACGAGGAATACGACGTGATCGTGCTGGGCACCGGCCTCACC GAATGCATCCTGTCGGGCATCATGTCCGTGAACGGGAAGAAGGTGCTGCACATGGACAGGAACCCCTACTACGGGGGTGAGAGCTCCTCCATCACGCCCCTGGAGGAG ctatataAGCGCTTTCAGTTTCTGGAGGGGCCGCCTGAAATGATGGGCCGGGGTCGAGACTGGAATGTTGACCTGATCCCCAAATTCCTCATGGCCAATG GGCAGCTGGTGAAGATGCTGCTGTACACGGAGGTGACGCGCTACCTGGATTTTAAGGTGGTCGAGGGCAGCTTTGTCTACAAGGGGGGCAAGATCTACAAAGTGCCATCCACTGAGACCGAGGCCTTGGCTTCCA ATCTGATGGGCATGTTTGAGAAACGGCGCTTCCGCAAGTTCCTGGTGTTTGTGGCAAACTTTGATGAGAACGACCCCAAGACCTTCGAAGGGGTCGACCCTCAGACTACCAGCATGCGTGATGTCTACCGGAAGTTTGACTTGGGCCAGGATGTCATTGACTTCACTGGCCACGCCTTGGCGCTCTATCGCACTGATGA CTACCTGGACCAGCCCTGCCTCGAGACCATCAACCGCATCAAATTGTACAGCGAGTCCCTGGCCCGGTATGGGAAGAGCCCGTATTTATACCCTCTCTACGGCCTTGGGGAGCTGCCCCAGGGATTCGCAAG ATTGAGCGCCATTTATGGTGGCACATACATGCTGAACAAACCTGTGGACGACATCATCATGGAGAACGGCAAGGTGGTGGGAGTGAAGTCAGAGGGAGAG GTGGCCCGCTGCAAGCAGCTGATCTGTGACCCCAGCTACATTCCGGATCGGGTGCAGAAGGCAGGCCAGGTTATCCGCATCATCTGTATCCTCAGCCACCCCATCAAGAACACCAACGATGCCAACTCCTGCCAAATCATCATCCCCCAGAACCAGCTCAACAGGAAGTCAG ACATCTACGTGTGCATGATCTCCTACGCACACAACGTGGCCGCGCAGGGCAAATACATTGCCATCGCCAGCACCACAGTGGAGACCGCAGAGCCGGAGAAGGAGATTGAGCCGGCGCTGGAACTGCTGGAGCCCATAGACCAGAA GTTTGTGGCTGTCAGCGACTTGTATGAACCCCTTGACGATGGCTCAGAGAGCCAG GTGTTCTGTTCCTGCTCCTATGATGCCACCACACACTTCGAGACAACCTGCAACGACATCAAAGACATCTACAAACGCATGGTGGGCTCGGCCTTCGACTTTGAAAACATGAAGCGCAAACAGAATGATGTCTTTGGAGAAGCTGACCAGTGA